GGTCGGTTTGGCGTTGATATCCAGTGATCCGTCGGCCATGGTCGGTCAGTCCCTTGTCGTGTTCCTCGCAGTCCGGCAATGCCCCGGACCCTCGACGCACAATATCGAAGCGGACAGCGAGCGAAAGGGCAAAAAGCGCGCAGGCGTCCCGCAGCGGGAAACGCAGGCCGGGATGACCGGGGCAGCAAGGCCGGGGGCAGGGGCCGCCAAGGGGAATGCCCAAGGGCACAAACGGGAGTGGGGAGACAAGCTTACATGGCCACCCTGGACGAGATCGAGCAACTGATCGCCCGCACCGCACTGGCGGACCGGGCTGCCTTTCAAAACCTCTATCGGCTGACCTCGGCGAAACTATTCGGCATTGCCCTGCGTGTCTTGGGGACAAGAAGCGAAGCCGAAGAGGCCATACAGGAAACCTATATCAAGATCTGGCGCAATGCCGGGCGGTATGCGTCCGGGGGCTATAGCCCGATGACCTGGCTCATCACGATTGCACGCAACACGGCGATCGACCGCCTGCGCGCCCGGCGGGCAGGCGGAGAGGACATGGCCGAGGCCGATGACATCGCCTCGCCCGATCCGACGCCCGAAGCGGCGGCGATCGCCAGTTCCGAACGCGCCCGCCTGCTGGGCTGTCTGGAAGAGCTGCCCGACGACCGGTCGGCGGCGGTGCAGGGGGCCTATCTGATGGGCCTGAACTATCAGGAGCTGGCCGAGAAACACGGCGTGCCGCTGAACACGATGCGAACCTGGCTGCGCCGCAGCCTGCTGAAACTTAGGGAATGTCTGACGCGATGAGCGATGGTGACGATCATATCCCGCCAGAGGGCGGCCAGCCGGGGGATGGAGACCGCATTCTGGCGGCGGAATACCTGCTGGGCCTGCTGTCTCCGGCGCAGGCGACCGCCTTTGAATCCCGGCTGACGGGCGATGTGGCGCTGCGCGATCTGACCGCCGCCTGGGCCGATGATTTCGTGGCCATGACCGATGAAATCGCTGCCGTGGAGCCGCCTGCGCGGGTCTGGAGCGCCATTCAGTCGGGCCTCTGGCCCGAAGAGGCCAGCAGGGCCACCTCGATCCGGACCGGAGCCTCGCGGAACGCCCTTTTCGGCCGGTTGTTCGGCGGTCTTGCCGTGGCGGCGATGCTGGCCGTGCTGGTGATGCAATCGGATCTTCTGGTTCCCGGCCAGCCCGGTTACCTCGCCGATATCGCCTCGACCGAGACCGAGGCGCATTTCACCGCCGCCTATGATCCCGACAGCGGCGCGTTGCGCCTTGCCCGGGTCGGGGACGAGGCCGCAGCGGGGCGCAGCTATGAGCTTTGGCTGATCGCAGGCGATGCGGCCCCTGTTTCGGTCGCGGTCTGGCCGGAGGCGACCGAGGCGCTGGAGGTGCCGCTTGGCACCGAACTGGCCGGATTGCTGCCCGGTGCGGTGCTGGCGATCACCGACGAACCCTTCGGCGGCGCGCCGAACGGGGTGCCGACAGGGCCGGTCGTGGCAAGCGGCGTGGTGGCAGAAGGCTAGCGCCGCAGCGCGACCTCGCCCACCTCATGACAAGGGGCCGTGCCAGAGGGCGCGGCCCTTTTGAGTGACTGGGCGCCCGCTACGGCCCGCGAAAATGCTTCAAATGTCTGGCATCCCCGTCCGGTTAACGAGGAATTCGCTCGCCTTCGTCACAAAGGACACAGGGCCTGCATGGTTTCGCCAAGGCCACGTATCGGTCCGGCACATCGGGCTGTCATGGACGCCTCCCTGCCGGGGCGCGGCCGAAATTCAGAGGTCGAGGAATGCTTGCACCCATTGGACGTCGTCAATCGGCTTCGCTTTTCGTTCTGGCCCTGTTGGGGCTGGCATGGCTGGGGGAAAACCTCAGCTCTGCCGGGGCGGGCATTTCTGCCCCCTCGAACGTCGCTCCCTCAACGCTTGATGCCCGAACTTTCGCGGGGTGGGGGGGCCGATAAACGGCTTGCCCCCCGCGTTTCGTCCAGACCCGCCCGCGGCCAAGGCCGCCGCAACTTACTTGAAGTTGCGGCTGTCCTTCAATTGTTCCCAGGCCCAGACGACAAGCTGAAGCTGGTCTTCCTGGCTGCGGTCGCCACCGTTCATGTCCGGATGCAGGACCTTGATCAGCGCCTTGTAGGCCTTGCGCAGATCCGTCTTGCTGGCGGTTTCCCGCACTTCCAGGATCTCGATCGCCTTGCGTTCGGTCGGGGGCAGGCGGCGGGTTGCCGCGGCACCGGCGTTCTTGCCCGGGTTCTGGGTCGCGTTCTCGCCCAGCACCTGATGCGGGTCCTCGATGCCCAGCCGGGCCCAGGCCCGCGCCTCGGGGTCGCCAAGCGGCTTTGTCTTGCGCTCCCAAACCTTGTCATCGGATTGCTGGGCGTTCAACTCCGCCTCGGTCCGCCCGTCGAAGAAGCTCCATTTCTGGTTATATTCGCGCACGTGATCCTTGCAGAACCAGTAATAATCGTCGAGCACGTCCGGCGCCTTGGGCGCCCGGTACTTGCCCGGTTCCTCACAGCCTTCGTGTTCGCAAACACGGACCGAGGTCTCGGAGGCGCCGGACATGCCGCGCCGGCCGCGATTCGTTTTCTTCTTCGCGGTGGAGATCGACATGTCGAAACCGAAGGGATCGTTTTTGGGCATCGCGGGACCTTTCCGTACAGACCTTTCCGAGTCAGGCGGTGCAGTTTAGACTCTGTGGCGTCAGATTGAAGAGGCGAGTGGAAAAAAAGATGACCAGACAGGCAGAGATCCGCAGGCGGCTGGAAGCGGCCTTCACCCCGGAAGCGTTGGAAGTTCTTGACGAAAGCGAACAGCATCGCGGCCACGCGGGGTTCCAGGATGGCGGTGAAAGCCATTTCCGGGTCCGTATGCGCGCGGCCGCCATGGCTGGGCAAAGCCGTATTGCACGGCATCGCGCGGTACATTCGGCCATCGGGCCGGACCTGATGGGCCAGATCCATGCGCTGGCTCTGGAGCTTGAGGCGCCCGCCTAGGCGCAAGGTTCCGGCCCCAGGGCGACACCACGCGCCCGAAGGCGGCCAGGCGCCCTAGCTGGCGGGCTTGGTGTGATCCGTGTCGCTTTGGGCCAAATCTTCCGCCTCGTCTTCAACCGCCTCGCCCTTGCGGGCGGTCAGGACGGGGCCGCGGCCACCGGCGGGCCCCCGGGCGGGACCAAGGCGTTGTCTCTGGGCCTCGGTGGAAACGGCGGCCATCGGGGTTTCCTGCGGCGTGTCGACGTCCATGACCTCGGCCCGGTAGGTATCCAGCGGCGAGGGGCGGCAAAAAATCAGCACATTGCGATAGGTGGTCGCGCTGCCGGTCAGGCCCGAGCGTTCTTCCTGCGGCAGCATCTCGGCCCGCTGGTATTGCCAGCCATCGGCGGCCAGCTTGTTGATCAGGGCTTCAAGGCCATGGGCAAAACGGTCTTCGCTGGTTTTCGCCCCGGCGGCCTTGCGGGGCGCTTTCACGGGGGCGGGAACCACCTTGTATTCATAACGGCTCATCCGGCGTCTCCTTTGTCGCGTCCCTTGCGGTGGGGCTGTCCCCTCTAGATGCATTCCCCTGCGCGATTGGCAAGAGGGCCGTGGGGGCTACTTGCGGATGCGCATCGGGGCGCCGACCCAATCGGGCACAGCCGTATCGCCATGGCTGGCCAGCGCTGCCTCCAGTGCGGCCTTCTGGGCGGGTTGATAGGCGGCGACGCGGGGTCCGGCCTGATCGATATGAAGCGAGATCCCTTCGCCGGTGGCCGCGATCCAGCCGTCTTCGTGGATCAGTTCCTGAGCATAGTGATAGGCCTTGGGGCCGACGTCCAGCACCCGGACCGAACTGCGTACCCTGGCGCCCAGATGCAGTTCCTGCAGGTATCGGATGCGGAATTCGGCGGTGTAGGTCGTATGCGCCTGCGCCTTCATGTAGCTTTCACCAAGGCCCATATCTTCTTGAAAAGGCTCAAGTCCGAGGTCGAAAAGCACCCCATAGAAGGCCATGTTGAGATGGCCGTTGTAGTCGATCCAATCAGGTTTCAGGTCCATGGCGGGCGATACGTAAAGGGGCATGCGGTCTCCTGGTGCAGGCGCCGGCGCGGGGGCCGGTCAATGGCAGGCAGCCTAGCAGGCGCAGAAGGCAGGGCAAGGGGCGGGGCCGTTTCAAGGGCCTGTGGTGCGCCGCAGTCGGGGCCGCCTGGGCGACCTGATCCATCCGCCCAAGGATATCCTTGCGCAACACCTGCGCGGCCAAAGTGAAAGGCCGCGCTTTCTCCGTCGAGCACCTCGAGAGCGGCATCTACATGGGCAAGGATCGCGATGCGGGCGGGATCGAACAGATCTTCGCGCGCCAGGTCCCTACGCCAGGACCGGTTGGCCTTGAGGTCGCCTTCGCCACATTCCGGATGAGCGCGGAATTCCCGCTCCAGAGCATTTTCGATCCGAGGTGCGGCGGCAACCGGCAGAATTGGCCGTCATGCC
The Pseudooceanicola algae genome window above contains:
- a CDS encoding thioesterase family protein — encoded protein: MPLYVSPAMDLKPDWIDYNGHLNMAFYGVLFDLGLEPFQEDMGLGESYMKAQAHTTYTAEFRIRYLQELHLGARVRSSVRVLDVGPKAYHYAQELIHEDGWIAATGEGISLHIDQAGPRVAAYQPAQKAALEAALASHGDTAVPDWVGAPMRIRK
- a CDS encoding DUF4177 domain-containing protein — encoded protein: MSRYEYKVVPAPVKAPRKAAGAKTSEDRFAHGLEALINKLAADGWQYQRAEMLPQEERSGLTGSATTYRNVLIFCRPSPLDTYRAEVMDVDTPQETPMAAVSTEAQRQRLGPARGPAGGRGPVLTARKGEAVEDEAEDLAQSDTDHTKPAS
- a CDS encoding BolA family protein translates to MTRQAEIRRRLEAAFTPEALEVLDESEQHRGHAGFQDGGESHFRVRMRAAAMAGQSRIARHRAVHSAIGPDLMGQIHALALELEAPA
- a CDS encoding anti-sigma factor, translated to MSDAMSDGDDHIPPEGGQPGDGDRILAAEYLLGLLSPAQATAFESRLTGDVALRDLTAAWADDFVAMTDEIAAVEPPARVWSAIQSGLWPEEASRATSIRTGASRNALFGRLFGGLAVAAMLAVLVMQSDLLVPGQPGYLADIASTETEAHFTAAYDPDSGALRLARVGDEAAAGRSYELWLIAGDAAPVSVAVWPEATEALEVPLGTELAGLLPGAVLAITDEPFGGAPNGVPTGPVVASGVVAEG
- a CDS encoding sigma-70 family RNA polymerase sigma factor: MATLDEIEQLIARTALADRAAFQNLYRLTSAKLFGIALRVLGTRSEAEEAIQETYIKIWRNAGRYASGGYSPMTWLITIARNTAIDRLRARRAGGEDMAEADDIASPDPTPEAAAIASSERARLLGCLEELPDDRSAAVQGAYLMGLNYQELAEKHGVPLNTMRTWLRRSLLKLRECLTR
- a CDS encoding J domain-containing protein, which gives rise to MPKNDPFGFDMSISTAKKKTNRGRRGMSGASETSVRVCEHEGCEEPGKYRAPKAPDVLDDYYWFCKDHVREYNQKWSFFDGRTEAELNAQQSDDKVWERKTKPLGDPEARAWARLGIEDPHQVLGENATQNPGKNAGAAATRRLPPTERKAIEILEVRETASKTDLRKAYKALIKVLHPDMNGGDRSQEDQLQLVVWAWEQLKDSRNFK